The genomic window TAATGTAGGGGAATTCTTATTAATCACAATAGCATTATGCATCCAGAGGAATGCTTTATATCTTACCTACAAGTTTGATGTCAGTGTTTTCCACCAGCCATTTGGCTCCATCTTCCTTGAATCCCACATAGCTTGCATCAAATCCCTTCTTAAACATAAGCCTCCTAATGATTTCAACAAAACTTTAGCTCACATACCatgcaaattaaaaaaagaatactACAACACTCAGAGTCCAGATTAAGCTACAACAGTTTCAAACTCTTATCACATGTAATGCaatgagttaatactcaaaatggtaCTTGAACTTGCAGTCGCGCCTCAATGTCATCCCTAAACTTAAAATTGCCCCAAATTTGTTCCTGAACTCAACAACGGTTGTCCTTGAGATATTTTTTTGTGATAGAATAATGACGACCGTTGTTAAGTTTAGGGACAAATTTAAGACGATTTTAACTTTAAGAATGACACTGAGGCTCGACTGCAAGTTCAAAGATTACTTTGAGTGTTAACTCATAATACAATATATAGAAGTTACCTGTCAGTATTTGATGTTCTAAATAGCACACGTTGTACACCTTTAGGGATATCCAGTGATTTCATAACTTCAGCTGTAATAAAAGTACATTGTTAACATTAGAGAGAATTATGCCTAACACAAattttaactaataataaaaCAACACAATTAGACGACTACTATAGTTGAAAAGAATATCTATCATCTTCATTTAACATCTTAGGCATACCAGTGATGTTTTTGTCCCGTGGAACATCAATCAGCAGAGCAAGACCTATGAAAAGAACAAATGATCATGCATCAAAGTCATAGATGATTCATGAATTGAAATGGAGAAAGATCAGGAGAACTATAAGTGATAATATAAAAGATTAATAGCCATTGACTTTGTAACAGATAGAAACTCACGTGCAGTTATTATTTGAAAATTGTTagactaaattattatctaacaatTCTCAACTATCAAATTTACATGAATTATCATCGCCATTTGTAACACCTAAAGTCAAACTATTTTGATTCAAGAGTGATTAGATTCTTCCGTTACCATTGAGGAGGTGTAAATCGAGGAGATCGACGTCAAAGCCTGCATGGACATGGGTGCCGATGTAAAGGCCAAGCTTAAAGGTAGAGAAATTGGCGACGGAACCATTCCTCATACTCCGAGTCAACCACATCAAGTACCCAAGCTCCTCCTCAGATTCCCATAGCGGCATCTCCGTGGTGTACCTGTGGCTGATGTCAAAGATTCTCCCCTCGTCGTACACTTCCCGCCGTGGAGGGACGAGGGGAGTGTCTCTGCTGCCTATCCAGCAGTCGCCGGAATCGGTTCCAGGGATTGAAGGATAGGCAGCGAAGTCTGGAAGTGCTTGTGCAGAGTAGCGGAGAGACAGAGTGCATAGAAAGGGAAGGAGGTGGGAGAGAAGAGTGTGAGAATTCTTCATGGCGGTTGGTGTGTGAATATAGGCATATAGCAGTGCATCGCAATTAATCACTTTACTTTTGATGCAGAATTGCACATTCACACAGTCACAGTGACACAGACACAGTTCGTTGGTCAAAGGTGATATCATTATCATGGACATTTCTATTCACATGCCATCATATAAGAGAAATCATTTTTGGTTCTTCTTTTCCACCATCACTTCAAGATTTTAACTTATCAACACATTGTAATTCATCAAAACtttaaaataatactttattttAGTAATAGTgtgttactttttcttttttcacaaAACACTATTACTTTAACTGACATTTCACTGTATATATAACATGTTTTTTGTATTATGCTAACAAAATTTCAGTATCATTTTACTGATATTTTTGTACACACCAATTGatatttacttttttttgttattatttttaagtTCAACAAGGAGAATAGATATGTGAAAAACAAATaggatttatatatttttatctaATATAGCATAACCCTGGAAATCTAGTGTCGCGCATTTACTTTTTCAAGTAGTTATAGTCAAACAAGTGTCCCCCATTGTTTTTCTCCTTTATGATTTAGAGCTCCCACCAAATAGTAACTTGAGAAAAAGGCAGTTTCCATTTGCATATAGCAGCATTGCAATTTTGTGACTCTTGTCTCAAAATATCAGCAATAATCCACGAGAGTTTAAGATCTGGCCCCTCACTCCTTAAAATACCACCAACTAACGAACTACTCAAAAGCACTCGCATCTCAAAACCACAATGCCACAAACTAGTGGCGTCTATTAAAGAGCTAAGAAATTAAAAGCACCTCAATTCCCCACACACTAATCTCTATAACCAACCCTCTCTTCCAAATTCCAATATGCAAAGCATCATTTATCTTTGCGTAACAATCATCTTGTGCATTCACACAAACAATAAGTGTGGTTTCCTCGTACAAGGTCTCACCTCATCCTCAGACATTGAAGCACTAAAGGCTTTCAAGGCCTCAATCAAATCCTCCTCAATAACACCATGGTCATGCATAGCATCCTGGAACTTCACCACTGACCCATGCTCCGTCCCTCGCCGCACCCACTTCACGTGCGGCCTCACCTGCACCGCCGACAACACCCGCATCAACCAAATCACCCTCGACCCCGCTGGCTACACAGGAACACTCACCCCACTCGTCTCTCAACTCACCACACTCATCACTCTCGACCTCTCCGATAACTCTTTCTATGGCACAATCCCTTCTTCTCTATCTTCCCTCTCAAAACTCCAAACTTTATCCCTCCGATCCAACTCTTTCTCAGGTTCAATCCCTCCCTCCATAGCCACCCTCAAATCGCTCCAATCGCTTGATCTTTCACAGAATTCTCTTTCTGGGTTCCTTCCAAAGTCCATGAACTCTCTCACTAGTCTCCGAAGATTGGACCTCAGCTTCAACAAGCTCACCGGTGGACTCCCCAAGTTACCACCCAACTTGCTGGATTTGGCGATCAAGGCAAATTCTCTATCTGGGGTTCTTCAAAAAACAACCTTTGAAGGTTTGAACCAGTTGGAAGTGGTGGAACTCAGTGATAACGCACTTCAGGGGATCATCGAAACGTGGCTCTTCCTTTTGCCTTCCCTGCAGCAACTGGATTTGGCCAACAACTCCTTCAGTGGTGTTGAGATCTCGAGGCCGGTTGTTGGCGGTGGCGGGAACAGCCTCGTGGCGGTGAATCTTGGATTCAACAAGATCCAAGGCTACGCCCCCGCGAATCTCGGCGCGTATCCGTCGCTGTCATTTTTGTCGCTCCGTTACAACGCGCTACGTGGCGCGATACCATTGGAATACGGGAAAAGCAAGTCCATGAAGAGGTTGTTCCTGGACGGGAACTTCCTAATGGGGAGGCCACCGGCGGGACTGGTGGCTGCCGGAGCTGAAGTTTCCGGCAGCTTGGGTGACAACTGCCTTGAGGGGTGTCCGGCGATGTCGCAGCTGTGCACGCCGAAACAGAAACCGAGCTCTGTTTGCAAGCAAGTCTACCGTGGAAGACCTACGAGATAGTGTTTCAATAATGTGTCGGTtgcaaaacaataaaataattaggTTTCTATTTTACTAAACAAGGTTCTTTGTACTTCGTAGAACCATCTTCTTGTTATAGATTACGTGTTTTATAAAGGAATCTGTGTAAAAACTAGTATACTTTATTAATCAATTAATGATATTTATCGCCATCTTATGTCGTCttcatatattaaaaaaatattaatataaaattataaaaaataattaaagatatttgtcaaaatttattttttaagaatGGAAGATATAATGAAGATGTAACTATATTGTAATTTGGTGTGTATTTCATAGATATGGATCTGTTGAAGTTAGAAATTTGCAAAATGCAGGTTATGTTTTGccataccaaaaataaaaaagttgagtCACCTGCAAAACGCAGGATACGTTTTGCATGAATTCAAAATTAGAAAGCTGCAACAATTTGCAAAATGTAGCTTCCGATTTTCAGGAAAACAGATCAAGGACTCGAAACGTGTCCTGTTCCCTGCATGCAGACCAGACCTACTTTGTTGACCATATTGAAAGTCCAAAACGAAAGTTGCGTTTGGCAGCTGGCCAAACtaaaacgcaggttgcgtttgACAATCTTTCGAGTTGCATCAGAAGAGTGTTGTGGGGAGGTGTTTAAAACGCACAACGTAGAGGGGGAGTCACCGAAGAGTAAAAAGTGTTGTGTGAGGGAGTTACCGAAGAGCGAAGAGTGTTGTGTAAGGAAGCTGgtgggaggaagaagaagagtagaAAGCTTAGGTTCATTTGGTtcttaaacaaaaaattatggtTTATAATTTTACTAGATCTGAAGATCACATTATTGAGTAATTGGATATTTTTTATGGtacgtaattttttttaaattttataataaatatatttatttgaattttgtttatttatttttNNNNNNNNNNNNNNNNNNNNNNNNNNNNNNNNNNNNNNNNNNNNNNNNNNNNNNNNNNNNNNNNNNNNNNNNNNNNNNNNNNNNNNNNNNNNNNNNNNNNNNNNNNNNNNNNNNNNNNNNNNNNNNNNNNNNNNNNNNNNNNNNNNNNNNNNNNNNNNNNNNNNNNNNNNNNNNNNNNNNNNNNNNNNNNNNNNNNNNNNNNNNNNNNNNNNNNNNNNNNNNNNNNNNNNNNNNNNNNNNNNNNNNNNNNNNNNNNNNNNNNNNNNNNNNNNNNNNNNNNNNNNNNNNNNNNNNNNNNNNNNNNNNNNNNNNNNNNNNNNNNNNNNNNNNNNNNNNNNNNNNNNNNNNNNNNNNNNNNNNNNNNNNNNNNNNNNNNNNNNNNNNNNNNNNNNNNNNctaataataataataaattgttATTATTTtgtaatgaaaaataaataatgtttaatttattattattgttgttgttgttgttgttagacACGTGAAATTGAGTTTGTTGATAAAtacttgttgttgttgttgttgttagacACGTGAAATTGAGTTTGTTGATAAATACACAACATCTACTACATACTGGCATCGTCAGGgcattatttgaaactatatTAGCCCATCAAATATTTGCACAGGACTTCTATATAAAAGGTTGCTCACCCTTTTCAAGATGTGGCTTTGAATGTTATTACAAAGCTCATTTTGCAACTCGACAAAATTCATGGTACATAGAATAGCAAATGACAacggacattcacaaacaaaagttACTCCTTCATGTGTGTTTGGTATAACCTCACCGTTATAATACACTCGCAAATTTGTaattgttcggtaggtcgggtaccggacggatcGGGTTGGTATATTGGTTGGTGGTGAGGGGTCTCGTCTCGTCGTGGACTACCGGTCTCGTGTAGGCAGGGTCCCGAACACTTCTTGTagagggggtgtcacctgcaaagacacccCGCCGCTCTAGTCAGTAATGTGCAGGCGAAAAAGGGGGGGGGGAGAGTGagatgtgacgtaccttgggggaagggtaaaatcttccccttatatactgtgtcagaggtgggccctacAAGGACAGGCCCATCTTCGCCGAGGCGTTTTCCCCACAGCTGTACATGACCTGTCTgagacgcgtgtccgggtcggttgcGGGGCGCCTTACCCTTGACCGTCCGGGTCGGGTGACGCTCGAGTCGAACCAACCCGTGAagggtttgggccaggccgtaacagtaaTATTTTTTATAACTTCAACCTCACATAATCTGACTTTTTTGACACACGTAATTGCCAAACAAAATTTAGAACTATCAAATATGTGCAACAAAGAAGAAAAGGAGTAGAAGTGGAATGAGGCATTTTAAACGAGTGTTGCTTCTTATTTATAAGCAGGCCTCtcgaataaaatatattttttacgcAAAATGCAACTTgcgttttattttttcaaaattttttttttgacattTTCAAAACGCAACATGCGTTTTGGGTCTTCCAAAAATAAAGCTGATGCAAAAAGTAAAACGCATCCTGCGTTTTattatctcaaaaaaaaaaacaaaaaatgtacATCACTAAACGCAGCTTGCGTTTGGActtcaatgaaattaaaaaaaaataaaaacctttCAACAATCAAAACGCACCTTGCATTTGATTCAATAtgctgaataaaaaaaaaataaaaaaataaaagagaaagtaaAACACAAATTGCGTTTGTTACTCACACCATAGCGGTGGATATTTTGTCCATTAACCCATTTTAAAGCACTACACCCATATATTTTctataaagaaaaaaatagccTATATTTATctctttataaaaaaatttagccGTTAANNNNNNNNNNNNNNNNNNNNNNNNNNNNNNNNNNNNNNNNNtaaatatttaaaaataaatttgaataacaaaatttttttaaaaattaatttaaaaaacaaataatttttcaaaaataaattttgaccATTTACTCAAATGAAATtgcttctaaattttaaattattattggaTCAACTTGTCCGCCTTGTCCCCATCACCTATGTTTCAATATTTGTTTCATCTACGTAACAATTTCCACCATTTTCACGTACAATCTGAGATTGAATATTAAACTATCATTAAGTTCCCTTTTCTTTTTTCGGTTTCTAACTTTGAGTtttaaatatttgaatttgatatCATTACTTGAATATTTACTTTTGATATTGATTTGCATAATGTGAATTTAAGTACGATATTTAGTACTTTCTATTAACATTTTAATGACAAGTACGAAGTGAATATTTCAAAACATTATTTATAATACGAAtgctttttatatataaaaagaaaattctaTATATCCATTCTTTGCCATCCATAGAATCATTATCCCCAGATCTGTTTTCGGAAGTTAACAGCTGTGATGATCTTGATCACAAAATTGTTGTGTTGATCGCTTTTTGAAGCTAAATTCGGCTTTTTCGTGTAATATCCCTCTCCTTCCATCTTTTAATAGCCGCATAAGCATTTGCTCTTTGAATCTTATTTTCTTACCAAGTTACGGTATTTGTATTGTTTGAGATTTCCAGAAAACGTATTTTTtaagtaaaattatttttaaattcatataaCTCTAAAGAAATTTCATTATTTTAGTagcaatttcttttttttttttaagtctcATAAAAATGAATTTGAATGAACCCacctatgttacacttgcggtacataaTCGGTCCCAAGttcggataaaggaggagggttgtgttaagTCTTTGACAACCAATATAAAAACTTAGTCGAATATTCATAACATGAATCAAAGACGTTATTGtgctaaagctaggtcgttgcccggaAGTAACGCGCTGTATAGCTCGAGTACagtgtcaaatgagcaagagTCGCTGCATCGGTActcggatgtagtgttaaatgagtaaGGGTTCCCGCGTTTccgtgaacggacgagggtaaataagctagttcacaaagtaaaaggtaaaagTCGGAGCGATAGAAGGTTGAGATTTGTGACATGGAACATAGACACCATAACAAGAAAATCTATGGAAGTGGTGGACACGATGACAAGGAaaaagattaacattatgtgcctacaagaaacaaaatgggttgg from Arachis ipaensis cultivar K30076 chromosome B09, Araip1.1, whole genome shotgun sequence includes these protein-coding regions:
- the LOC107617621 gene encoding uncharacterized protein LOC107617621 isoform X1 — encoded protein: MSMIMISPLTNELCLCHCDCVNVQFCIKSKVINCDALLYAYIHTPTAMKNSHTLLSHLLPFLCTLSLRYSAQALPDFAAYPSIPGTDSGDCWIGSRDTPLVPPRREVYDEGRIFDISHRYTTEMPLWESEEELGYLMWLTRSMRNGSVANFSTFKLGLYIGTHVHAGFDVDLLDLHLLNGLALLIDVPRDKNITAEVMKSLDIPKGVQRVLFRTSNTDRRLMFKKGFDASYVGFKEDGAKWLVENTDIKLVGVDYLSAAAYDHLVPSRLAFLESRDMIIVEGLKLDDVAAGVYSLRCLPLRLVGSEASPIRCILMK
- the LOC107617621 gene encoding uncharacterized protein LOC107617621 isoform X2; this encodes MSMIMISPLTNELCLCHCDCVNVQFCIKSKVINCDALLYAYIHTPTAMKNSHTLLSHLLPFLCTLSLRYSAQALPDFAAYPSIPGTDSGDCWIGSRDTPLVPPRREVYDEGRIFDISHRYTTEMPLWESEEELGYLMWLTRSMRNGSVANFSTFKLGLYIGTHVHAGFDVDLLDLHLLNGLALLIDVPRDKNITAEVMKSLDIPKGVQRVLFRTSNTDRRLMFKKGFDASYVGFKEDGAKWLVENTDIKLVVDYLSAAAYDHLVPSRLAFLESRDMIIVEGLKLDDVAAGVYSLRCLPLRLVGSEASPIRCILMK
- the LOC107618737 gene encoding probable inactive leucine-rich repeat receptor kinase XIAO, giving the protein MQSIIYLCVTIILCIHTNNKCGFLVQGLTSSSDIEALKAFKASIKSSSITPWSCIASWNFTTDPCSVPRRTHFTCGLTCTADNTRINQITLDPAGYTGTLTPLVSQLTTLITLDLSDNSFYGTIPSSLSSLSKLQTLSLRSNSFSGSIPPSIATLKSLQSLDLSQNSLSGFLPKSMNSLTSLRRLDLSFNKLTGGLPKLPPNLLDLAIKANSLSGVLQKTTFEGLNQLEVVELSDNALQGIIETWLFLLPSLQQLDLANNSFSGVEISRPVVGGGGNSLVAVNLGFNKIQGYAPANLGAYPSLSFLSLRYNALRGAIPLEYGKSKSMKRLFLDGNFLMGRPPAGLVAAGAEVSGSLGDNCLEGCPAMSQLCTPKQKPSSVCKQVYRGRPTR